The DNA sequence AATCTTAAGAATCTAATAATTACATTATCTGCATCAACAGTAACTGGATAATCTGCAATACAAATTCCATCTCCTGGAGCTGTTTGTCCTGCAATTGTTAGATCTCCGTTTTTAATTGAAAGAGAAGATTTTAATCTTATAGTCCCAGAAACTCTAAAAACGATTGTTCTGGGACCTTTTTGATTAATTGCATATCTTAAACTTCCAGGTTGTGAATTATCTTCGAGCGTTGTAACTTCATAAACAGCACCACCTCTTCCGCCAGTGGTAAATCTTCCATAACCTTCTGCACCAGGAAAAGCCAGTTGTTGAGAAAACATTAAAACATTATTAATGATAAGCAGAATAGTTATTCTAATAAGATATTTTTTTAGGTTCATTCATTATTAACCATTTTTTAATTTAATTAAAACACATTCTAAAATTGCTTTAAATAATAAAAGTGAATTTGATTTTATAACATAATTTTGCAACACCTATTATTTTATGCTTTACTTAAACGCTAAAACAAAATTGTAAAAAAATTTAGCGTCCCATCCAGCCGCCATCAACAGTAAGAACAGTTCCATTAACATAATTCGAAGCATCTGAGCACAAGAATACCATAGCACCCATTAAATCTTCTGGTGTTCCCCATCTACCAGCTGGAATTCTATCAAGTATTGCTTTATTACGAACAGGATCTTCACGCAATGGTCTTGTATTTTCAGTTGCAATATAACCTGGTGCAATTGCATTTACATTTACACCTTTAGATGCCCATTCATTAGCAAAAGCCATAGTTAATTGTTTTACTCCACCTTTTGATGCAGCATAACCAGGAACAAGAATTCCACCCTGAAATGAAAGCAAGGAAGCAATGAAGACAATTTTACCATAACCACGTGCAACCATATCTTTTCCAATTTCTCTTGTTAAAATAAATTGAGCTGTTAAATTAATTTCAATTACTCTATCCCACCATTCATCTGGATGCTCAGCAATTGGTTTGCGTAGAATTGTACCAGCATTATTAACCAAGATATCTATACGTGGAAAATCTTTTTTAACCTGGTTTATAAATTCATAAGTTGATTCTCTTTTAGAAAAATCTGCGACATAATATTTAAATTTCCTTCCTGCTGAAGTAACCAGTTTTTCTGTTTCAGCAAAATCATCAACATAAGAAACGCCAATTACATCTGCTCCAGCTTCTGCTAATGCTTGTGCATATTTTTGTCCAATTCCCTGGTTAGAACCAGTTACTATTGCAATTTTCCCATCTAATCTAAAAAGATCCAGAACCATTTTTTTTACCTCCTTTAATTTTTATTTTAAATTCTCCATTGGTATCCAGTCCATATCATCAAATACTTGATTTTCTCCGCCCATTGCCCATATAAATGAATAGCTTTGCGTTCCACATCCTGAATGTAAAGACCAGCTTGTCGATAACACAGCCTGTCTATCACGAATTATCAAATGTCTTGTTTCTGTTGGTTCGCCAATTAAATGAACTACAAAAGAATCTGGCTTCAAATTAAAATACATATAAACTTCTGATCTTCTTTGATGTGTATGAGCAGGCATAGTATTCCAGACACTACCATCTTCGAGTTCTGTTAAACCCATTGCAATCTGGCATGTTGGTAAAATTTCTGGAATAATGTATTGATGAATTGTTCTTTTATTTGATGTTTCAACTGAACCGAGATGACGATGAATTGCATCGTTATAAGTAATATGTTTTGATGGATATTCTTTATGTGCAGGATAACTAACAAAATAAAATTGAGCAGGATTATTTGAATCATCACTGATAAACTCAACATCTTTTACACCACGACCAATATAAAGAGCATCTTTATTATTCATTATGTATTCTTTGCCATCAAGAATTATTTTACCAGATCCACCAATATTAATCACTCCAATTTCTCTTCTTTCACAAAAATATTCAGCTGCCATTTCCTTTT is a window from the Rosettibacter firmus genome containing:
- a CDS encoding SDR family oxidoreductase — protein: MVLDLFRLDGKIAIVTGSNQGIGQKYAQALAEAGADVIGVSYVDDFAETEKLVTSAGRKFKYYVADFSKRESTYEFINQVKKDFPRIDILVNNAGTILRKPIAEHPDEWWDRVIEINLTAQFILTREIGKDMVARGYGKIVFIASLLSFQGGILVPGYAASKGGVKQLTMAFANEWASKGVNVNAIAPGYIATENTRPLREDPVRNKAILDRIPAGRWGTPEDLMGAMVFLCSDASNYVNGTVLTVDGGWMGR
- the kduI gene encoding 5-dehydro-4-deoxy-D-glucuronate isomerase: MEVRYSPDQNGFKRMTTEELRKTFLIENLFQADEIPMVYSDIDRSITGSAVPKTRSLKLTATKKEMAAEYFCERREIGVINIGGSGKIILDGKEYIMNNKDALYIGRGVKDVEFISDDSNNPAQFYFVSYPAHKEYPSKHITYNDAIHRHLGSVETSNKRTIHQYIIPEILPTCQIAMGLTELEDGSVWNTMPAHTHQRRSEVYMYFNLKPDSFVVHLIGEPTETRHLIIRDRQAVLSTSWSLHSGCGTQSYSFIWAMGGENQVFDDMDWIPMENLK